One genomic region from Aliarcobacter cryaerophilus ATCC 43158 encodes:
- a CDS encoding ABC transporter permease has translation MILHAYKALIANKLKTFLIIISLIFSIVSIFLISSISNGVISMYSSMLKSDGDIIVTQAKISDTFFSNVDINLIKEIESLKNVKEAGAIIVGASPVEKLPIVAIYGASQNRFKNYQLEIGNYPFDNQAIVGESIFKQLENKKEVQIGNKTFKISGVFKSEIGFENGGIVLNIVDAGEIFNKSASIILVNAALNSDIEEIIKEIKTLSKEIDVKSTQNFVDNYNQFKIIKTSSNVISFIAFFLGLLGIVSLMSITVNQRKSEFGIKRALGIKTYKIVYSIIIESFFIGLFSFICAFIFSNIVLFFIKNVKTLQGYVNGEISFDLTIYVFITSILMVIIGSIIPALNAAKTDPVLLIQGNKI, from the coding sequence TTGATATTACATGCTTATAAAGCACTGATTGCAAATAAATTAAAAACATTTTTAATCATAATAAGTCTTATATTTTCTATTGTTTCAATATTTTTAATTAGTTCTATTTCAAATGGTGTTATCTCTATGTACTCTTCAATGTTAAAAAGTGATGGAGATATAATAGTTACTCAAGCTAAAATTTCTGATACATTTTTTTCAAATGTTGATATAAATTTGATTAAAGAAATAGAATCTTTAAAAAATGTAAAAGAAGCTGGGGCAATTATAGTTGGTGCAAGTCCTGTTGAGAAACTTCCTATTGTAGCTATTTATGGAGCAAGTCAAAATAGATTTAAAAATTATCAATTAGAAATAGGAAACTATCCTTTTGATAATCAGGCTATTGTTGGTGAATCAATTTTTAAGCAACTTGAAAATAAAAAAGAAGTTCAAATTGGAAATAAAACTTTTAAAATTTCTGGTGTTTTTAAAAGTGAAATAGGATTTGAAAATGGTGGAATAGTTTTAAATATAGTAGATGCTGGAGAGATTTTCAATAAATCTGCTTCAATTATTTTAGTAAATGCAGCTTTGAATTCAGATATTGAAGAGATTATAAAAGAGATAAAAACTTTATCAAAAGAGATTGATGTTAAATCTACACAAAATTTTGTGGATAATTATAATCAATTTAAAATAATAAAAACATCATCAAATGTTATTTCATTTATAGCTTTTTTTCTTGGATTACTTGGAATTGTAAGCCTTATGAGTATAACTGTAAATCAAAGAAAAAGTGAATTTGGAATTAAAAGAGCTTTAGGTATAAAAACTTATAAAATTGTTTATTCAATAATAATTGAAAGCTTTTTTATTGGATTATTTAGTTTTATTTGTGCATTTATTTTTTCAAATATTGTTCTATTTTTTATAAAAAATGTAAAAACTTTACAAGGGTATGTAAATGGTGAAATTAGTTTTGATTTAACTATTTATGTTTTTATAACATCTATTTTAATGGTAATTATTGGTTCAATAATACCTGCACTAAATGCAGCAAAAACAGATCCAGTTCTTTTAATCCAAGGAAATAAAATATGA
- a CDS encoding ABC transporter ATP-binding protein, whose translation MIKIKNLSHYYNNDKALENINLEINKGDFICLVGESGSGKSTLLSIISTLLKPTKGELFFEDLNYKHIKDIDDFRRINIGFIFQFHYLINYLTVIENIKLANEKSTTDEIYNLLKILGIDNLANKYPNEISGGQRQRVAIARALINKPKVIIADEPTGNLDSKNSLNVFEIFKKLSQEKVTVIVATHDKNLAQIANKIYEVKDGKIN comes from the coding sequence ATGATAAAAATTAAAAACTTAAGTCATTATTATAATAATGACAAAGCTTTGGAAAATATAAATTTAGAGATAAATAAAGGTGATTTTATATGTTTAGTTGGGGAAAGTGGAAGTGGAAAATCTACTCTTTTATCAATAATCTCAACTCTATTAAAACCAACGAAAGGTGAACTATTTTTTGAAGATTTAAATTATAAACATATTAAAGATATTGATGATTTTAGAAGAATAAATATTGGTTTTATCTTTCAATTTCACTATTTAATAAACTATTTAACAGTTATAGAAAATATAAAACTAGCAAATGAAAAATCAACTACTGATGAAATTTATAACTTACTAAAAATTTTAGGAATAGATAATTTAGCAAATAAATATCCAAATGAAATTTCAGGAGGACAAAGACAAAGAGTTGCAATTGCTAGGGCTTTAATAAATAAACCAAAAGTAATTATTGCCGATGAACCAACTGGAAACTTAGATTCAAAAAACTCTTTAAATGTTTTTGAAATATTTAAAAAATTAAGTCAAGAGAAAGTTACTGTAATAGTAGCAACTCACGATAAAAATTTAGCACAAATTGCAAATAAAATTTATGAGGTAAAAGATGGAAAAATCAATTAA
- a CDS encoding YceI family protein produces MFKKLFFTLALGLSLYASNLSVSNSAIMAQTEVFGDSQITPITRDIKGELTIENSLESIRGNIYFKTITLISDKKDRDENMYKLLRVDKFETISFDIKNIIKNEINYDISGVLTLNGISKDIIVKSDISEEKSNILLNGKFSFNLTDFNLEPPSMLFFKVRNQIDITYKIYLKR; encoded by the coding sequence ATGTTTAAAAAATTATTTTTTACTTTGGCTTTAGGTCTTAGTTTATATGCAAGTAATTTATCAGTATCAAATAGTGCTATTATGGCTCAAACTGAAGTTTTTGGAGATAGTCAAATTACTCCAATAACAAGGGATATAAAAGGTGAGCTAACTATTGAAAATAGTTTAGAATCAATAAGAGGTAATATTTATTTTAAAACAATTACTCTTATTAGTGATAAAAAAGATAGAGATGAGAATATGTATAAACTTTTAAGAGTTGATAAATTTGAAACAATATCTTTTGATATAAAAAATATCATAAAAAATGAAATTAACTATGACATAAGTGGTGTTTTAACATTAAATGGTATTTCTAAAGATATTATTGTTAAAAGTGATATAAGTGAAGAGAAGAGTAATATCTTACTTAATGGAAAATTTTCTTTTAATCTAACAGATTTTAATTTAGAACCACCTTCAATGCTATTTTTTAAAGTTAGAAATCAAATAGATATTACTTACAAAATTTATTTGAAAAGATAA
- a CDS encoding metallophosphoesterase, whose translation MNLENIFQTIEINVENKKLNDLRILHLSDLHINKKTSNEKIINLVEFCNTLDFDFCVITGDIIDTKVKFIKEQLCVLNKLKNRVFYISGNHDLFYGLEDLKKELQNFIFMDNKTFMINHKNENIYISGLPDRFSKFFKIKREDEKIKDYLKQSPSIFISHQPKDYKIATKSNASLFLCGHTHGGQIYPFHYFVKLVQPFLAGLFYRKNTAIYVNKGVGTWGINFRYKANAEITILKLISKTVE comes from the coding sequence ATGAATTTAGAAAATATTTTTCAAACTATAGAAATAAATGTTGAAAATAAAAAATTAAATGATTTGAGAATTCTTCATTTAAGTGATTTACACATAAATAAAAAAACTTCAAATGAAAAAATTATTAACTTAGTAGAATTTTGCAACACTTTAGATTTTGATTTTTGTGTAATAACTGGGGACATAATAGATACAAAAGTAAAATTTATAAAAGAACAACTTTGTGTTTTAAATAAGTTAAAAAATAGAGTTTTTTACATAAGTGGAAATCATGACCTATTTTATGGATTAGAAGATTTAAAAAAAGAGTTACAAAATTTTATTTTTATGGATAATAAAACATTTATGATTAATCATAAAAATGAGAATATTTATATTTCTGGACTTCCAGATAGATTTTCAAAATTTTTTAAAATCAAAAGAGAAGATGAAAAAATAAAAGATTATTTAAAACAATCGCCTTCTATTTTTATTTCTCATCAACCAAAAGATTATAAAATTGCTACAAAATCAAATGCCTCTCTTTTTCTATGTGGACACACTCACGGTGGGCAAATTTATCCATTTCACTATTTTGTAAAGCTTGTTCAACCCTTTTTAGCTGGACTTTTTTACAGAAAAAATACAGCTATTTATGTAAACAAAGGAGTTGGAACTTGGGGTATAAATTTTAGATATAAAGCAAATGCAGAGATAACTATATTGAAATTAATTTCAAAAACAGTAGAATAG
- a CDS encoding response regulator — protein sequence MKILIIEDDLKIINFLKKGLEEECYVVDFATNGDEGLYLASVNEYDLILLDIMIPIKDGIEVCKSLRGSNIQTPIIMLTAKDSIEDKVKGLDIGANDYLAKPFSFAELLARIRVQLRTINSSSTKLSIADLEVDLLNKTAVRANKNITLTAKEFSLLEYLIKNKNRVLSETTINEALSSFEDSNISNIVNVYIYRLRNKIDKDFEKKLIKTIRGIGFKISED from the coding sequence ATGAAGATATTAATAATAGAAGATGACTTAAAAATAATAAACTTTTTGAAAAAAGGTTTAGAAGAAGAGTGTTATGTAGTTGATTTTGCTACAAATGGAGATGAAGGTCTTTATCTTGCTAGTGTAAATGAATATGACCTAATCTTACTTGATATAATGATTCCAATTAAAGATGGAATAGAAGTTTGTAAAAGCTTAAGAGGTTCAAATATTCAAACACCAATTATTATGTTAACAGCAAAAGATTCAATTGAAGATAAAGTAAAAGGTTTGGATATTGGAGCAAATGATTATTTAGCGAAACCTTTTTCTTTTGCTGAATTATTAGCAAGAATTAGAGTTCAACTAAGAACTATAAACTCTTCATCAACAAAACTTTCAATAGCAGATTTAGAAGTTGATTTATTAAACAAAACAGCAGTTAGAGCTAATAAAAATATAACTCTAACTGCAAAAGAGTTTTCACTTTTAGAATATTTAATTAAAAATAAAAATAGAGTTTTAAGTGAAACAACAATAAATGAGGCTTTATCATCTTTTGAAGATTCAAATATAAGTAATATCGTAAATGTATATATTTATAGATTAAGAAATAAAATAGATAAAGATTTCGAAAAGAAACTTATTAAAACCATAAGAGGAATAGGATTTAAAATTAGTGAAGATTAA
- a CDS encoding sensor histidine kinase, translating to MKINLSIKKRLLVYHFFIQIIVLVIFSFSLYKAVEISTIDKLEATLKVIILDITDDLQEKDKITETLLDEEKEYKYEPLFIRILNDKNFEKIIQTDNFPKDIIKNEKYLSNLKLNTINFEEQNNYFISRIKINFHGEQTVIIEAITTKDVITTTLENLLYILYFILPIILVFAVIGGNFIIYKSFFPFQNILEELKQINANDLSSRLKISDTKDEISELVNEINNLLSRLENSFEKISQFSSDASHELKTPLTIIKGELEISLRKDRNIDEYKDTINRSLCELSGIEQTINDLLFLAKNENEIITDKKEFFYLDEIVDESINELKNFAKLHKVQIVFEVQDNLEFFGFPNLLKIAIKNVLKNAIQFSFENSKVIVKIFKKDNLLNVSIKDFGIGIPLNEQEKIFDKFYRTDKSRNKNSGGTGLGMSILKKIVDIHKGEITIKSEENKETTITLSFNSK from the coding sequence GTGAAGATTAATTTATCAATAAAAAAAAGGCTTTTAGTCTATCATTTTTTCATACAAATTATTGTTTTGGTAATTTTTTCATTCTCTTTGTATAAAGCTGTAGAAATTTCAACTATAGATAAACTTGAAGCAACTCTAAAAGTTATAATCCTTGATATTACGGATGATTTACAAGAAAAAGATAAAATTACAGAAACTCTTTTAGATGAAGAAAAAGAGTATAAATATGAGCCACTTTTTATTAGAATTTTAAATGATAAAAACTTTGAAAAAATAATTCAAACAGATAATTTTCCAAAAGATATTATAAAAAATGAAAAATATTTATCTAATTTAAAACTAAATACTATAAATTTTGAAGAACAAAATAACTATTTTATTAGTAGAATAAAGATTAATTTTCATGGAGAACAAACTGTAATTATAGAAGCTATTACAACAAAAGATGTTATAACAACAACTCTAGAAAATCTCCTTTATATATTGTATTTTATTCTTCCAATAATCTTAGTTTTTGCAGTTATTGGTGGAAATTTTATAATTTATAAATCATTTTTTCCTTTTCAAAATATTTTAGAAGAGTTAAAACAGATAAATGCAAATGATTTATCATCAAGATTAAAAATAAGTGATACTAAAGATGAAATTTCTGAATTAGTAAATGAAATAAACAATCTTTTAAGTAGACTTGAAAACTCATTTGAAAAAATTTCTCAGTTTAGTTCAGATGCTTCTCATGAATTAAAAACTCCACTTACTATAATAAAAGGCGAATTAGAAATTTCATTAAGAAAAGATAGAAATATAGATGAATATAAAGATACTATAAATAGATCTTTGTGCGAACTTTCAGGAATAGAGCAGACAATAAATGATCTGTTGTTTTTAGCTAAAAATGAAAATGAGATTATTACAGATAAAAAAGAGTTTTTTTATTTAGATGAAATTGTAGATGAATCAATAAATGAACTAAAAAATTTTGCAAAACTTCATAAAGTTCAGATAGTTTTTGAAGTTCAAGATAATTTAGAGTTTTTTGGTTTTCCAAATTTATTAAAAATTGCAATAAAAAATGTTTTGAAAAATGCTATTCAATTTAGTTTTGAAAATTCAAAAGTGATAGTGAAAATATTTAAAAAAGATAATTTATTAAATGTTTCAATTAAAGATTTTGGAATAGGAATTCCATTAAATGAACAAGAAAAAATATTTGATAAATTTTATAGAACAGATAAAAGTAGAAATAAAAACTCTGGAGGAACTGGACTTGGTATGTCAATTTTAAAGAAAATAGTAGATATTCACAAAGGAGAAATAACTATAAAAAGTGAAGAGAATAAAGAAACGACAATAACTTTATCTTTTAATTCTAAATAA
- a CDS encoding metal ABC transporter ATP-binding protein, producing MNLIQIENLSYSYSNTKALDNINLEIKSDDFLAIIGPNGGGKSTLFKLILELLPLQSGKLIKNIKNSQVGYVPQNTNLNIDFPITSLEVVLMGHISSKKRLFGYSKDEISCALESLNQVGMKDFANKKIGDLSGGQRQRVFIARALCSNPKIMLLDEPTASIDVKGQQEIYELLRELNKTICIVVVSHDLSILLNYAKNVAHINRGLVYHSLAEVQKNVTLADDHLCEVELLSALGKTQICCNHVH from the coding sequence ATGAATTTAATACAAATAGAGAACTTATCTTACTCGTATTCTAATACAAAAGCTTTAGATAACATAAATCTTGAAATTAAAAGTGATGATTTTTTAGCTATTATTGGACCAAATGGTGGTGGAAAATCTACACTTTTTAAACTTATATTAGAGTTACTTCCTCTTCAAAGTGGAAAATTAATAAAAAATATAAAAAATAGTCAAGTTGGTTATGTCCCACAAAATACAAATTTAAATATTGATTTTCCAATTACTTCTTTGGAAGTAGTTTTAATGGGTCATATAAGTTCTAAAAAAAGATTATTTGGTTATTCAAAAGATGAAATTTCTTGTGCATTGGAGTCTTTAAATCAAGTTGGGATGAAAGATTTTGCAAATAAAAAAATAGGTGATTTAAGTGGTGGTCAGCGACAAAGAGTCTTCATTGCAAGGGCACTTTGCTCAAATCCAAAAATTATGCTTTTGGATGAACCAACGGCAAGTATTGATGTAAAAGGGCAGCAAGAGATTTATGAACTTTTAAGAGAGTTAAATAAAACTATTTGTATTGTTGTTGTAAGTCATGATTTATCAATTCTTTTAAATTATGCAAAAAATGTAGCTCATATTAATAGAGGTTTGGTTTATCACAGTCTTGCTGAGGTTCAAAAAAATGTTACTTTAGCTGATGATCATTTGTGTGAGGTTGAACTTTTATCAGCTTTAGGTAAAACACAAATTTGTTGTAACCATGTACATTAA
- a CDS encoding metal ABC transporter permease: MFEILQYDFIQNALIAGVLISIAAGIIGTLVVVNKITFLTGGIAHSAYGGIGIAIFLGIPVLFGATIFAVLTAILIAIITLKNRSRIDAIIGMMWASGMAIGIIFVDLTPGYNVDLMSYLFGSIIAVSSEDIIYMTLLDIFIIAIVVYFYKEILSVSYDSEFASLRGINVKFFYTLILILSALCVVAAIKAVGLILVIALLTIPTYLAETFATKLSSMMIISSILATMFTISGLVVSYLYDISSGASIIMVAVVALGVVKLIKYKK; this comes from the coding sequence ATGTTTGAAATTTTACAATATGATTTTATTCAAAATGCTTTGATAGCTGGAGTTTTAATCTCAATAGCAGCTGGAATAATTGGAACTTTGGTTGTGGTAAATAAGATTACTTTTCTTACAGGTGGAATAGCTCATAGTGCTTATGGAGGAATAGGAATAGCGATATTTTTAGGAATCCCAGTTTTATTTGGAGCAACTATTTTTGCAGTTCTAACTGCAATTTTAATCGCTATTATTACTTTGAAAAATAGAAGCCGAATAGATGCAATAATAGGTATGATGTGGGCAAGTGGTATGGCAATTGGAATTATATTTGTAGATTTAACTCCAGGATACAATGTAGATTTAATGAGTTATTTATTTGGAAGTATCATTGCTGTTTCAAGCGAAGATATTATTTATATGACGCTTTTAGATATTTTTATTATTGCAATTGTTGTATATTTTTATAAAGAGATTTTATCTGTATCTTATGATAGTGAATTTGCAAGTTTACGAGGTATAAATGTAAAATTCTTTTATACACTAATTCTTATATTATCTGCTTTATGTGTAGTTGCTGCTATAAAAGCTGTAGGACTTATTTTGGTAATTGCACTTCTTACAATTCCAACATATTTAGCTGAAACTTTTGCTACAAAATTATCTTCAATGATGATTATTAGCTCAATTTTAGCTACAATGTTTACAATATCTGGTCTTGTAGTTTCATATCTTTATGATATAAGTTCAGGGGCAAGTATAATAATGGTCGCAGTTGTTGCTTTAGGAGTTGTAAAGCTAATAAAATATAAAAAATAA
- a CDS encoding CvfB family protein, protein MDEKIKQGVVNTLKVNRVSEPGIYLISGDETEVLLPNAYVKKDMTVDSLLDVFIYTDSEDRLVATTLKPYLYLNEFANLKIVDSAKFGYFVDIGLPKDLLVPKNRQKGTYNIGSYKVLQMQFDERTSRLIASEKYILEEEPKNLKQGDEVEIILYSKTPLGFKVIVNNLFEGMIFHSEIFENLKIGDKKRAYIKNLREDKKLDISLQKIGEKVDSNKVLEILKANGGVLNFTYKSDAEDIKNLFAMSKKAFKATLTKLIDEKKINLEDDRICLI, encoded by the coding sequence ATAGATGAAAAAATAAAACAAGGTGTTGTAAATACTTTAAAAGTAAATAGAGTTAGTGAACCTGGAATTTATCTGATTAGTGGAGATGAAACAGAAGTTTTATTACCAAATGCTTATGTAAAAAAAGATATGACAGTAGATAGTTTACTAGATGTTTTTATTTACACAGATAGTGAAGATAGACTTGTAGCAACAACTTTAAAACCATATTTGTACTTAAATGAATTTGCAAATTTAAAGATTGTTGATAGTGCAAAATTTGGTTATTTTGTAGATATTGGTTTACCAAAAGATTTATTAGTTCCTAAAAATAGACAAAAAGGAACTTACAATATTGGTTCATATAAAGTTTTACAAATGCAATTTGATGAAAGAACAAGTAGATTAATAGCAAGTGAAAAATATATACTAGAAGAAGAGCCAAAAAATCTAAAACAAGGTGATGAAGTAGAGATTATTTTATATTCAAAAACGCCACTAGGATTTAAAGTAATAGTAAATAATCTTTTTGAAGGTATGATTTTCCATTCTGAAATTTTTGAAAATTTAAAAATAGGGGATAAAAAAAGAGCCTATATAAAAAATCTAAGAGAAGATAAAAAGCTAGATATTTCATTACAAAAAATAGGTGAGAAAGTAGATTCTAATAAAGTTTTAGAGATTTTAAAAGCAAATGGTGGAGTTTTGAATTTCACATATAAAAGTGATGCTGAAGATATAAAGAATCTATTTGCTATGAGTAAAAAAGCTTTTAAAGCGACTTTGACAAAGCTAATTGATGAGAAAAAAATAAACTTGGAAGATGATAGAATTTGTTTGATTTAA
- the prx-suh gene encoding thiol peroxidase Prx-SUH encodes MATVKFKSELEVNLSGTELNVGDIAPVVTGVGADLSDITIGGQRGMAQVIIAVPSLDTGVCAAEARRFNIEASKLDHVEVVIVSMDLPFAMKRFCTTEGIENLKVASDFRAKAFAKSYGVLQANGPLAGLMARAVFIVNPSGKITYKQIVPEITQEPNYDAVLAAITEASSTSCCGSCH; translated from the coding sequence ATGGCAACAGTAAAATTTAAAAGTGAATTAGAAGTAAATTTAAGCGGAACAGAGTTAAATGTTGGAGATATAGCTCCTGTTGTAACTGGTGTTGGAGCAGATTTAAGTGATATTACAATAGGTGGACAACGTGGAATGGCTCAAGTTATTATTGCAGTTCCATCTCTTGATACTGGTGTTTGTGCTGCAGAAGCAAGAAGATTTAATATTGAAGCTTCAAAATTAGATCACGTAGAGGTTGTTATTGTATCTATGGATTTACCATTTGCTATGAAAAGATTTTGTACAACAGAAGGGATTGAAAACCTAAAAGTTGCATCTGATTTTAGAGCAAAAGCATTTGCAAAATCTTATGGTGTTTTACAAGCAAATGGTCCCTTAGCTGGCTTGATGGCACGAGCTGTATTTATAGTAAATCCATCTGGAAAAATTACATATAAACAGATTGTTCCTGAAATAACTCAAGAGCCAAATTATGATGCTGTTTTAGCAGCAATAACTGAAGCATCTTCTACTTCTTGTTGTGGAAGTTGTCACTAA